A single genomic interval of Lynx canadensis isolate LIC74 chromosome A2, mLynCan4.pri.v2, whole genome shotgun sequence harbors:
- the IQCF3 gene encoding IQ domain-containing protein F3: MGGKCCKSGPDKDALETEKRSELLLCQKRHRARIKAAEKIQSWWRGTLVRRTLLVAALRAWMIQLWWRTLLWRRVLKQRRDLLKIYVIQEEAAVKLQSWVRMWQCHRRYCRICNAVCILQAPKSYFAFQTSDILQAQYEVTPNQPEFHIEILSV, from the exons ATGGGCGGTAAATGCTGT AAGTCTGGTCCAGATAAGGATGCACTAGAAACTGAGAA AAGATCAGAGCTCCT GCTTTGTCAAAAACGTCACAGAGCAAGAATCAAGGCAGCTGAGAAGATCCAGTCCTGGTGGCGTGGCACCCTGGTACGTCGCACCCTGCTGGTGGCAGCCCTCAGGGCCTGGATGATTCAGCTCTGGTGGAGAACACTTTTGTGGAGGCGGGTTCTTAAGCAGCGGCGGGACCTGTTGAAGATCTATGTAATCCAGGAGGAGGCGGCAGTCAAGCTCCAGTCCTGGGTTCGCATGTGGCAGTGCCATCGACGTTACTGCCGAATATGCAATGCTGTCTGCATCCTTCAGGCCCCAAAGAGCTATTTTGCCTTCCAGACCAGTGATATTCTACAGGCACAATATGAAGTCACTCCCAACCAGCCGGAGTTCCATATTGAAATCCTATCAGTCTAA